CTTCCCAAAAGGTCTGCAATGCCCACTAATCTCAATTCATCTTGTTCAGTTCTCCAAGATGGCCTGGATCCCCTTGATCTTCTCCTTCAGCTTCTCCTCTGCCTTCATGAGCTCAGTAATATTAAACTCTTGCATATGCTTCTCTTCATTATGGTTTTCCTTGAGCTTCAGCAGATCAGCAACCTGGAACTTCAACTCTAGCTTCTCTTGGGTGAGCTTCTCCTCAAACTTTGTGAACTCTGCATTCTTCAACTCCAAATTCATCCTAGCCTCACTCATCAATTCCTTCtctttcatattcttcaacttgaGGTTTTGGATGGCAGTTGCTTGAGCACTTGTCAGGTTACACAGGATTTCATACTTCTGTTGAAGCTTCTCTGTTGCTGCATCTTTCTCTGCCATTTCTGCATTCATACCAGCCACCAATTCAGCCCTGCATTGGTGCTGATATGTGACAGCTGACTGCATATAACTGAAATCCACAACCCTATCCTGCTGAAAGTCCACAAGTTGATGCACATCTTTCACTA
This sequence is a window from Aegilops tauschii subsp. strangulata cultivar AL8/78 chromosome 7, Aet v6.0, whole genome shotgun sequence. Protein-coding genes within it:
- the LOC141027566 gene encoding uncharacterized protein is translated as MVFEDKSSDDNSSLPYMHSETSTDGLNQVPFSLEDPDYKGLELDLIVLCEKHGKPSERLVAFEGTMTGRRFLACAEPEGQNCGFVQWVDEQWPPTMENALLKLWSMVEESKSARVNDNLQSALTIHHLTEEKKKLDADYDKLVKDVHQLVDFQQDRVVDFSYMQSAVTYQHQCRAELVAGMNAEMAEKDAATEKLQQKYEILCNLTSAQATAIQNLKLKNMKEKELMSEARMNLELKNAEFTKFEEKLTQEKLELKFQVADLLKLKENHNEEKHMQEFNITELMKAEEKLKEKIKGIQAILEN